Below is a window of Brassica napus cultivar Da-Ae chromosome A5, Da-Ae, whole genome shotgun sequence DNA.
ATTCTGTATCTGTAAGTGACAGGTGAAAGAAGCTGCGTCATGGTACCGGAAACACGTAGTATCAAAGACAGATTTTTTCCCGGACGACATAGTCAAAATCTTGCGGAACAAGTTAAGTATAGGGACATGGGTAGCTTATTACAAGAACAACGACAAGATCATAAGTTGGGCTATTCTTAGTGTATGGAACAGTAGCAAAGTATTCAAACTTAGGATTGGCAAAGCTCCTTTGAGCTTTGTGATTCTCACCAAAGTTTGCAACTTTGTCGGTAGATTCTTGCCGTTTTTAGGCTTAACGGCGTTGCCAGATCTGTTTACGCCGTTTGGGTTCTATTTCCTTTACGGTGTGCACGCGGAAGGTCCGTTACGTGGGAAACTCGTTAGGGCATTGTGTGAGCACGTTAGTAACATGGCTGCTTTAGATGACGGTGGGGAGTGTAAGGTCGTGGTGGTAGAGGTCGACGGAGAAAGCAACGGCAGTGATTATTCTCTGAGGAGATGTGTTCCTCATTGGAAAATGCTTTCGTGTGATGATGACACATGGTGCATCAAACCGTTGAAACGTGAAGAGAATACGACTAGTTTGAATGACTTTACCAATATGTTCCTGAATTCAAAGTCGCGCTGTCTCTTTGTGGATCCAAGAGATGTGTAGTTAAGCTAGCTAGGAAAATTGGCTGCATGTTTGGCTGATAACTTAcagaatagaaaaatatatgaaattatttcGCTATCTCGTAAATTATACTAATGACATAATATTAATGATGCTACTCCATGACATTATGGTCTTTAATCAGATGCTAAACGCGCTTGAATGGCAACCGCCAAATGCCCAACTGCCGAAAGCATACAAAATTAACACTCATCAATCAACAAAACACAATCAAACCCCATCAACTCACAAAACGTTAAGATCTTTAATCTATGAATCCAAGACGTCTTGTGGGGTTCGAGTTCTTCTCTGCATTTTGTTTGGCGCATGACATCGCGGGAGAAATGGACCCtagttaattattatttttgtcttGATTCGAGAACAAAGGTGTGATAGTTTAGGTAATCATCGTTCTCCATATAAAATCTGAAAAAGATTTCCTCAAGTAGGTGCCACCATTTGTTGTCCTTGGCATTCTTATTATCTAGTTTGAGAGCTGTAAAGTAGTTAAAGAATAGTCATTTTccatatgtattttatttaatgaatacaTTTTGTTTTGAATCAGATtgtaatcataaaattttgtaatGTAGATATCtcaatattaaatgaaattaatacGAAGGAGATTGGTCGTGCCGGTTATGTGGTCCTTTATGTTCCCTTTTCATTAGGTTTAGAACCAAATTTTTATTGATGGGCCGTCCTTTAATTTAAAGATAGATATAACTCATTCCCTGATAAGTCGAATTACTCCATGTGATACATTCATATGGCTCCCACAATTTTATTGACGTTTACCTTTTTATGTATTTACTCTTACTGGCTGGATCGGAATATGATGAACTCATTATATATTAACTGAGAAATTCTATAACATGTGACATATGTTGTGTGTAATcactataattatttattagagTTTTAGAGAAATAAATTGCTTCATCTAAACATACACTATACTTctcattaaactaaccataacaatttgtatatcatttataaactttataaactctaaattattcaaaaatttaaatcatttaactagataataaaaatatagatatttcatatatattatattttaattttaaaaaatgattataaattattaaaactgttaaGAGTTTCACACTgtaaattttgtgatcaattgtttaaatttttgt
It encodes the following:
- the LOC111216015 gene encoding probable N-acetyltransferase HLS1 yields the protein MVGQWWKEDDEKVVIRCYNDRRDRTEMDCVEKSCEIGNDQTFLFTDTLGDPICRIRNTPRFIMLVAEVRNKLVGSIQGSVKPVKLQDKSVNVGYVLALRVMPPYRRHGIGSILVRKLEEWFMSHNADYAYMATQKDNEASLGLFVGKLGYVIFRNPAILVNPVNPRGLKLPSDIGIRKLKVKEAASWYRKHVVSKTDFFPDDIVKILRNKLSIGTWVAYYKNNDKIISWAILSVWNSSKVFKLRIGKAPLSFVILTKVCNFVGRFLPFLGLTALPDLFTPFGFYFLYGVHAEGPLRGKLVRALCEHVSNMAALDDGGECKVVVVEVDGESNGSDYSLRRCVPHWKMLSCDDDTWCIKPLKREENTTSLNDFTNMFLNSKSRCLFVDPRDV